One Rhipicephalus microplus isolate Deutch F79 chromosome 4, USDA_Rmic, whole genome shotgun sequence genomic window carries:
- the LOC119172197 gene encoding uncharacterized protein LOC119172197 codes for MSVLTENCVLSRTRAQDLKSVRKLNCWGSELEDVSIVRKMSHVEVLSLSVNNISTLADFAHCKNLQELYIRKNNIGDLNEVLYLKDLPKLKNLWLADNPCAESDNYRMTVLRHLPNLQKLDNQTVQSHEVERAQVQGAVLILPTLDTAAVEEKAPPTAPSSNHNNRQQSSVNQPSTKFSPPQAHQNGSEDGHHKYSNVSRPRELEVEMPATEANVPNRAAAFQSPQVTSPLCKDPPRLAEAACSPVLPNMPQDGHASCQGMSPAEQHAFHARVQTLIDHSGRRLRKSAEITCDPVALFEGDDSAAARQSNAQLGDTRRFSSVEYLHTHSLESDALMSPPPADSSVRGGATMYAEVHRSHKAEKGSPTRLLPKGGKNRNANILSAVLCLIKELDYASLEVVETAIHCRMEEMDG; via the exons ATGAGTGTGCTCACGGAAAATTGCGTTCTGTCGCGAACGCGAGCTCAGGATCTGAAGAGCGTTCGGAAACTAAACTGCTG GGGGAGCGAGCTGGAGGATGTCAGCATCGTGCGAAAGATGTCTCACGTGGAAGTCCTTTCGTTAAG CGTCAACAATATCAGCACACTGGCAGACTTCGCACACTGTAAGAATCTCCAGGAGCTTTACATACGAAAGAACAACATTGGAGACCTGAACGAGGTTCTCTACCTGAAAGATCTTCCTAAACTTAAAAATCTTTGGCTGGCCGACAACCCGTGCGCGGAAAGTGACAACTACAGAATGACGGTGTTGAGGCATCTGCCCAATTTGCAGAAACTCGACAATCAGA CTGTTCAGAGTCACGAGGTGGAGCGAGCGCAAGTGCAAGGAGCCGTGCTTATTCTTCCGACCCTCGACACTGCTGCAGTCGAAGAGAAGGCGCCGCCGACGGCACCCAGTAGTAATCACAACAATCGTCAGCAGTCCAGTGTCAACCAGCCGTCGACTAAGTTCAGCCCACCACAGGCGCATCAGAATGGCTCGGAGGACGGACACCACAAGTACAGCAATGTTTCGCGACCGAGGGAGCTTGAAGTGGAAATGCCGGCCACAGAAGCCAATGTGCCAAACAGGGCAGCCGCCTTCCAGAGCCCTCAAGTAACCAG CCCACTTTGCAAAGATCCCCCCAGGCTTGCCGAAGCTGCCTGCTCTCCTGTGCTCCCCAACATGCCTCAGGATGGCCACGCCTCGTGCCAGGGCATGTCGCCTGCCGAGCAGCATGCATTTCACGCAAGGGTCCAGACGTTGATAGATCACTCAGGCCGAAG GCTGCGCAAGAGTGCAGAAATCACCTGCGATCCAGTGGCACTTTTTGAAGGTGATGATTCCGCAGCTGCAAGGCAGTCCAACGCCCAATTGGGCGACACTCGGCG GTTTTCATCCGTGGAATACCTGCACACACACTCCTTGGAATCGGATGCACTTATGTCCCCACCGCCAGCCGACAGCAGTGTGCGAGGTGGCGCCACGATGTATGCCGAGGTGCACAGGTCGCACAAGGCTGAGAAGGGCTCTCCAACTCGCCTGCTGCCCAAAGGGGGCAAGAACAGG AATGCAAACATACTTTCAGCCGTGCTGTGCCTCATCAAAGAACTTGACTATGCCAGCCTGGAGGTTGTGGAGACAGCTATTCATTGCAGGATGGAAGAAATGGATGGTTAG
- the MetRS gene encoding methionyl-tRNA synthetase 1: MMLHDCNHNFYGIKTAIFLEITGGPVPRVTASLKDKVAPYLSRPKLPVLKLADGTTLFNANAICRFLWEKSGENSVLIEDEEWCEWEAVKLQPVVAAALLEHIQHGKIDNDIQAALKALLRHLDSLISQRSTLSKNAQGLGFADVIVWSSILPLRTVDSLFTGLVVPFKSLTKWFRHLEEDESLQKALKSVLPKDGCKEFKESLSAFAPQHSLIATPKAADTVPLRPSLSCTQTSVEEREHTLSSEEIDRAFQIWTDPRNKATELKKRTVPVLPKKGEKNILITSALPYVNNVPHLGNIVGSVLSADVFARYCRIRDWNTLYVCGTDEYGTATETKALELGSTPREICDRFNKIHSDIYRWFNISFDHFGRTTTEQQTKIAQEIFLELHKNGYLREEVVEQLYCSHCERFLADRFVEGTCPFCGYEDARGDQCDLCSKLINPTELKEARCKLCKEHPVLKSSGHLFIDLPKIEPAFMEWFKKKTSEDQWTQTAKVIASSWLRDGLKPRCITRDLKWGTPVPLQNYKDKVFYVWFDAPIGYLSITANYTSDWELWWKQPDQVKLYQFMAKDNVPFHAIVFPMTQLGTHQTYTSVDHLMAVEYLNYEDAKFSKSRGVGVFGNDAQDTGIPADVWRFYLMYQRPENQDTSFCWSDLQLKNNSELLNNLGNFVNRALTFLFNNFGGVVPELNILEEDKVVIAKLSAQLGHYINFMDKVRLRDSIRCILSISRIGNQYIQFHKPWELVKGTPEQKFRSASIMALCANVACLLAGLLQPFMPETSEALRQQLNVPVFKLEAHFAPLLKAGHKMNKPLPLFKKIEQETIDTLKKRFEGKTPSPAKVLNGHKDTTVNSVNSHASGDTSLNAEELTHQVQVQGNKVRELKAAKADKAAIDKEVARLLDLKKQLAAVLGEELPPPSNQKRGGQKKKK, encoded by the exons ATGATGTTACACGACTGTAACCACAATTTTTACGGCATCAAAACAGCGATATTCCTCGAGATTACTGGCGGACCTGTGCCGAGAGTGACTGCCAGCCTCAAAG ACAAGGTCGCGCCTTACCTCAGCCGTCCAAAGCTCCCAGTGCTAAAGCTTGCAGACGGTACCACGTTGTTCAATGCGAATGCGATATGCAG GTTTCTGTGGGAGAAGTCTGGAGAAAATTCAGTTCTGATTGAAGATGAAGAATGGTGCGAATGGGAAGCCGTGAAACTACAG ccTGTCGTGGCAGCCGCCCTCTTGGAGCATATACAACATGGAAAGATTGACAACGACATACAGGCCGCACTGAAAGCTCTCCTGAGGCACCTAGATAGTCTCATATCGCAACGTTCCACGTTAAGTAAGAATGCGCAA GGTCTTGGCTTTGCCGACGTCATTGTTTGGTCTTCCATACTGCCGCTTAGAACTGTCGACAGCTTATTTACAG GTCTAGTAGTTCCTTTCAAGTCTCTCACTAAATGGTTCCGTCACTTAGAAGAGGATGAAAGTCTTCAAAAAGCGCTGAAGTCGGTTCTTCCAAAGGACGGCTGCAAGGAATTTAAG GAATCTCTCTCGGCTTTTGCACCACAGCATTCCCTAATTGCCACACCAAAGGCAGCCGACACTGTCCCCCTGAGGCCAAGCCTCAGTTGCACCCAAACATCAGTG GAAGAGAGGGAACACACATTAAGCTCTGAAGAAATCGACAGGGCCTTTCAAATATGGACAGACCCTCGGAACAAGGCTACAGAACTAAAGAAGCGGACTGTGCCTGT ACTTCCCAAGAAGGGCGAGAAAAACATCCTCATCACAagtgcgttgccgtacgtcaacAATGTACCTCATCTGGGAAACATTGTTGGGTCTGTATTGAGTGCCGACGTGTTTGCAAG GTATTGTCGGATCAGAGACTGGAACACATTGTATGTATGCGGCACTGATGAGTACGGCACGGCCACAGAAACCAAGGCATTGGAGCTGGGAAGCACTCCTCGTGAGATCTGCGACCGGTTCAACAAGATCCACAGTGACATCTACCGATGGTTTAACATCTCTTTCGATCATTTTGGAAGGACCACAACTGAACAACAGACAAA aattgcaCAAGAGATCTTTCTAGAACTTCACAAAAATGGATATCTGCGTGAAGAAGTGGTGGAGCAGCTCTATTGCAGCCATTGTGAAAG GTTCCTTGCCGACAGGTTTGTCGAAGGCACCTGCCCATTTTGTGGGTACGAGGATGCAAGGGGAGATCAGTGCGACCTCTGCTCTAAGCTAATTAATCCAACAGAGCTCAAAGAAGCACGGTGTAAATTGTGCAAAGAGCATCCGGTGCTGAAATCATCAGGACACCTTTTCATTGACCTCCCCAAG atTGAGCCTGCTTTTATGGAGTGGTTCAAAAAGAAGACTTCAGAGGACCAGTGGACACAGACAGCCAAAGTGATAGCGAGTTCCTGGCTCAGAGATGGCCTAAAGCCTCGGTGCATCACAAGAGACCTGAAGTGGGGCACACCCGTTCCGCTGCAGAACTATAAGGACAAA GTGTTCTATGTGTGGTTTGATGCACCTATTGGCTACCTCTCCATCACGGCCAACTACACTAGTGACTGGGAGCTTTGGTGGAAGCAGCCCGACCAAGTGAAGTTGTACCAGTTCATGGCCAAGGACAATGTACCTTTTCATGCTATCGTTTTCCCTATGACACAGCTGGGCACACACCAAACCTACACGTCGGTTGACCATCTGATGGCTGTAG AGTACCTAAATTATGAAGATGCCAAGTTTTCAAAAAGTAGAGGAGTTGGTGTATTTGGGAATGATGCCCAGGATACTGGTATTCCTGCTGATGTTTGGAGGTTCTATCTCATGTACCAGCGCCCTGAAAACCAG GACACGAGTTTCTGCTGGAGTGACTTGCAACTGAAGAACAACTCTGAGTTGTTAAACAACCTTGGAAACTTTGTGAACAGGGCTCTAACATTTCTGTTCAATAACTTTGGCGGCGTGGTGCCTGAACTCAACATTCTCGAAGAAGACAAAGTGGTCATTGCTAAGCTCTCAGCACAACTGGGGCACTACATTAATTTTATGGACAAAGTCAG GCTTCGCGACTCGATTCGGTGCATATTGAGCATCAGTAGAATAGGCAACCAGTACATCCAGTTCCACAAACCTTGGGAACTTGTGAAAGGCACACCAGAGCAAAA GTTTCGGTCGGCAAGCATAATGGCACTGTGTGCCAATGTGGCCTGCCTGCTGGCTGGGCTGCTGCAGCCATTCATGCCTGAAACCAGCGAAGCCCTGAGACAGCAGCTGAATGTGCCCGTGTTCAAGCTGGAAGCTCACTTTGCGCCACTCTTGAAGGCGGGCCACAAGATGAACAAA CCTCTGCCTCTTTTCAAGAAGATTGAGCAGGAGACGATAGATACCCTGAAAAAACGGTTTGAAGGCAAAACGCCTAGTCCTGCAAAG GTCCTGAATGGCCACAAGGACACTACTGTCAATTCTGTGAACAGCCATGCTTCTGGAGACACCAGCTTGAATGCAGAGGAGCTCACACATCAAGTGCAAGTTCAG GGCAACAAAGTCAGGGAACTCAAGGCCGCCAAGGCAGACAAGGCAGCAATCGACAAAGAAGTTGCACGCCTCTTGGACCTCAAGAAACAGCTCGCTGCAGTCTTGGGCGAGGAACTGCCACCACCCTCAAACCAGAAACGTGGCggccagaaaaagaaaaaatga